In Nocardioides sp. W7, the genomic stretch CCCAAGACCGCCGGCTCCCGGCGCCGCCCGAGGGGCGCCACCCGGCAGGTTACCGCCGCGGGCCGTACCGCCGGTATCCGGTACGCTCCGGACCGTCTGGTCCCACTTCTCACGCACTGACCCAGCGCACTGATCCCAGGGGGCATCCCATGGCCGAACAGACCACGTCCTCCATCGTGATCGACGCCGCCCCCGCAGCCGTGATGGCGGTGATCGCGGACTTCGAGGCCTATCCCACCTGGGCCAAGGGGATGAAGACCGTCGAGGTCACCGTCCCGGGCGCGGACGGTCGGGCCGAGCAGGTCTTCTTCGCCCTCGACGTCTCGCCGATCAAGGACGAGTACACCCTCGCCTACACCTGGGACGGCGACCGCGAGGTCACCTGGACCCTGGTCGAGGGCAAGATGCTGCGCGCCCTCGACGGGGCCTACGTCCTGCGCGACCTCGGCAACGGCAGCACCGAGGTGACCTACCGGCTGGCCCTCGACGTGTCGATACCGCTGATCGGCATGCTCAAGCGCAAGGGCGAGAAGATCCTCATCGATACCGCGCTCAAAGGGCTGAAGAAGCGCGTCGAGTCGGCGTAGCCGAGTGCGCATCCTTCTGTTCACCGGCAAGGGCGGGGTCGGCAAGTCGACGGTCGCCGCGGGGACGGCCGCGCTGTCGGCGGCGGGCGGCCACCGGACCCTGGTGCTCTCCACCGACGCGGCCCACTCGCTCGCCGACGCGTACGGCGTCGCCGTCGGGGCCGAGCCGACCGAGGTCGCCGAGCGGCTCTTCGTGCAACAGGTCGACGCGCAGCTGCGGTTCCAGCAGTCCTGGGCGGAGATCCAGGGCTACCTGCTCTCGGTGCTCGACGTCGCCGGCGTCGACCCGGTGGCCGCGGAGGAGCTGACGGTCATCCCGGGCGCCGAGGAGGTGCTGGCCCTGCTCGAGCTGCGGCTGCACGCCCGCTCGGGGGCCTGGGACGTGATCGTGGTCGACTGCGCCCCGACCGCGGAGACGCTGCGACTGCTCGCGCTGCCCGAGGCGCTGGGCTGGTACATGCAGCGGGTCTTTCCCGCCGAGCGCCGGATCGTCAAGGCGCTCCGGCCCGTGCTGAACCGCGCGGCCGGCGTCCCGATGCCCGGTGACCGGGTCTTCGACGCCGTCGAGCGGCTGCACGCCGAGCTGGACGAGGTGCGTCAGCTGCTGTCGGGTCCGGAGGCGAGCGTGCGGCTGGTGCTCACCCCCGAGTCGATCGTGCTCGCCGAGGCCCGCCGCTCCTACACGACGCTGTCGCTGTACGGCTACCGCGTCGACGGCGTCGTCGCCAACCGGGTCTTCCCGGCCGAGGACGCCGACGACTGGCGTGCCGGCTGGGTGCTGGCCCAGGACGACGTGCTCGTGCAGGTGGAGCAGTCCTTCGACGGGCTGCCGATCTGGCGCTCGGTCTACCGGCCCCGGGAGCCGGTCGGGGTCGCGGCGCTGACCGACCTCGCCCGCGAGGTGTACGGCGACTCCGACCCGCTGGCCCCGCCCGCGGGTGACGGGCCGTTCCGGATCCGCCGTACCTCCTCGGGAGCGGTGCTGCACCTCGCGCTGCCCCACGTCACCCGCGCCGACGTGGACCTCGCCCGCAACGGCGACGACCTGGTCGTGACCGTGGGGTCGTATCGTCGCGTCCTCACCCTGCCGTCGAGTCTCGCCCGGCTCCAGGTCGCCGGCGCGCGGGTCGAGGCGGGTGAGCTGCAGGTGAGGTTCCGTGAGGTGGCCGCGGCCCCGGAGAAGGAGCGCGCGTGAGCGAGGACGAGCAGGGCAGCGGCGTCGGCAGCGTCGGTGAGGAGGCCGCCAAGCTGTTCGGCGCGTTCGCCGACCTCGCCCGGGACCAGGGCTCGGACCTGGGCAGCGGCCTGGCCGGGCTGGCGTCGTACGCCGCGGGTGCGCTGCGCGACGTCGACGCGCACGTCGCGACCGGCGACGCCGCGTGCACGTACTGCCCGGTCTGTCGCACCGTGCACCTGGTCCGGCAGACGAGCCCCGAGGTCCGCGCCCACCTGATGTCGGCGGCGGCATCGCTCGCGCAGGCGGCGGCCGGGCTGCTCGCGACGGCCGTCTCGCCGGAGCACCGCGCCGGGGCCGGCGGAGTCGAGCGGATCGATCTCGACGAAGATGTCCCCGACGACGGATGGGTGGAGGACGAATGACCCTGGCGTGTGGGGTGGACGTGGGCGGCACGAAGATCGCCGGCGGCGTCATCGACGAGGACGGCAGCATCGTCGAGGAGCTGCGGGTGGTCTCGCCGGCGACCAGCGCCGACGCCATCGAGGACGCCATCGCCGGTCTCGTCACCGAGCTGAGCTCGCGACACGAGATCTCCGCGGTCGGCGTGGGCGCCGCGGGCTACATCGACAAGGCGCGGGCGATCGTGATGTTCGCCCCCAACATCGCCTGGCGCAACGTCGACCTGAAGACCGAGCTCGAGAAGCGCGTCGACCTGCCGGTCGTGATCGAGAACGACGCGAACGCCGCCGCCTGGGGTGAGTTCCGCTACGGCGCCGGCCACGACGTCGACGACCTGCTGCTCGTGACCGTCGGCACCGGGGTCGGTGGTGGGGTCGTGCTCGACGGCGAGCTCTACCGCGGCGCCTTCGGCGTCGGCGCGGAGATCGGCCACATGCGCGTCGTCCCCGGCGGCGCCCTGTGCGGCTGCGGGAACCACGGCTGCTTCGAGCAGTACGCCAGCGGCAGCGCCCTGGTCCGGGAGGCCCGGGTCTCCGCGCGGGGCGGCTCGCTGCTCGCGCGGCACGTGCTCGACCTGGCCGGCGGGGATGCCGACAAGATCACCGGCCCGCTGATCACCGAGGCCGCCCGCGCGGGCGACCCGTTCGCGGTCGAGCAGCTGGCCGACCTCGGCAAGTGGCTCGGCGAGGGCATCGCCTCGCTCACCGCGATCCTCGACCCCGCGGTCGTCGTCATCGGCGGCGGCGTCAGCGAGGCGGGGGAGCTGCTGCTCGGCCCCACCCGGGCCGCGTTCGCAGCCCAGCTCACCGGCCGCGGGCACCGCCCGTCGCTGGAGATCCGCAAGGCCCGACTGGGCAACCGGGCGGGGCTGATCGGCGCCGCCGACCTCGCCCGGCGATAGGCCATGTCTATGAAGTCGGCGCCTGCTCCGCGGATCCCCGCATCCGACCTGGCCGCGTTGTCGTCGACTCGGAGGGACTCCGTCCCACCTTCGCTCCTCCGCCTTGCCAGCTCGGCGCGGGAACCCGCTCGCGACGGCGCCGACTCCAAGGACCTGGCCTGACATGGCCCTCTTCATCGGCGTCGACGTCGGCGGCACCAAGGTGCTGGCCTCGGCCGTCAGCGCGAGCGGCCGGGTGCTGCGCACCGCACGCCGGTCCACCCCGGGCCGGCTGGTCGACCCGGTGGTCGTGGAGGACGCGCTGACCGAGGCGGTCCAGGAGGTCGCCGGTCGCCGGGCCATCGACGGGGTGGGCCTCGCCGCGGCCGGCTTCGTCGACGGCGCGGGCGAGCGGGTGATGTTCGCGCCGCACCTGCCCTGGCGCGGCGAGCAGGTGCGGGCCCGGCTGATGGAGCGCTGGGGCACCACCGTCGTCCTCGACAACGACGCCAACTGCGCGGCCCGGGCCGAGGTCGCCTTCGGCGCCGCCCGCGGGGCCACCGACGCGATCGTGGTCACCCTCGGCACCGGCATCGGCGGGGCGGTCGTGCTCAACGGCCGGGTGCACCGCGGCAGCAACGGGATGGCGGGGGAGTTCGGCCACATGCAGGTGGTCCCCGACGGACTGGTGTGCGAGTGCGGCGGCACCGGCTGCTGGGAGCAGTACTGCAGCGGCAACGCGCTCGCCCGGCACGCGCGCTCTCAGCTCGGCCGGGTCCCCACGCTGCTCGACGGGCTCTGCGGCGGCGACCCCGCCGACCTCGTCGGGCCGATGGTCACCCAGGCCGCCGACCAGGGCGACCAGGTGGCCCTCCAGGCGTTCGCGTCGGTCGGCGACTGGCTCGGCGTCGGCGTCGCCAACCTGGTCGCGGCCTTCGACCCCGACGTGGTCGTCGTCGCCGGCGGCGTCTCCGCCGCGGGCGAGCACCTGCTGGCGCCGGCCCGCTCCGCGCTGGCCCGCTCGCTCGTCGGCACCGGCCACCGGGTCGTCCCGCCGCTGCTGCGGGCGACCCTCGGCCCCGAGGCGGGCGTCGTCGGCGCCGCCGACAAGGCCCGCTCGGCTGTCCGCAGTGGCGGTCGGCGGGCGCGCGCGCTGCGTCGTACTCGGGTCGGTGCGCGGGCTGCGCGGCGGTCGGGGGAGTAACGGCGGCGGAGAGTTTCACCGCCCAGGCGGAGAAACTCACGCCTACGTCGTGAAGCATCTCGACACCAGCACGAGTTTCTCGACACCGATGATGCTGGGGAGACTCCTGAGACCGCCCAGCAGGAACCTGACGGCATCCGGCCGCCGACGACGGACCGGTCCCTAGATCTGGGCGCCGTCGTCCCACGGGTCGCGCGGGCCGCGGGGCATCTGCCACACCAGATAGAGGAAGCCGCCCACGAAGGCGGCGACCAGGCCGTAGGCCAGCAGCCGGGGCAGGCCGATGTTCGCGACCAGGCACACCAGGAGCACGGCAGGGGAGCCGAACACGCCGAGCCAGGCGGCGAGCCGGTCCCGGCTGGGTCGCGGCAGCGGGGGCGGCGGCGGGGGGACGAAGCGGTCCTCGGGGTCGACCAGCGGCGCGGTGAACCACTCGGGCTCGTCGGCGAGGCCGTCGCCGCCCCCCGGACCCACCATCTCGGGGGCCAGGTCGGGCCCCAGCTCCGCCGGCAGGTCGGGCCCCAGGTCGGCCGCCAGGTCCGGCGTCGCCTCGGGGTCGAGGTCGGGTCGGGTCCCGTAGTTGTCGACGATGGAGCGCCAGACTGCGTCCTCGTCATCGTCGCGCTGCACCACTCGAGGGTAGGCCGTCGGCCCCAGGCCTTCTAGAGCGCGGTCACCCGGGCCACGAAGTCGGCCGTGTCGGCGTAGATGCGCGGTGCGTCGTTGTCGAGCGTCGCGACGTGGTAGCTCTCCTCGAGGCGTACGACGGTGACGTCGCGCGAGGAGACCGAGCCGGTGATGAGCGGCTCGGACAGCTCGTCGACCACGTGGTCGACGGTGGAGCGGAAGTACAGCAGCGGAGCGGTGATCCTCGACAGCTCACCGGCGAGCGCCGGCCAGGCCCCGAACATCGAGGCGGCGGCCCGCAGCGGCACCCGCGGGTAGCCGTGCTCGGTCACGCCGTCCTTCTTGATGTCGTCGACGATGCCGGGCATCGAGGGGAGCACGTGCTTGAGCACGGGCAGCAGCTTGACGTCGAAGCGCTTGGTCGCGACCGCGGGGTTGACGACGACCACGCCCGAGACCCGGTCGGGATGCTCGGCGGCGACCCGCAGGCTCAACGCGCCGCCCATGGAGAGCCCGCCGACGACGACCGCGTCGTTGTCCAGGCAGAGCTTGTCGAAGACCCGGGTCAGCTCGCCGTACCAGTCGACCCAGCTCGTGCGGTTCATCTCCTGCCAGGTGGTGCCGTGCCCGGGCAGGCGCGGGACCTCGACGGCGTACCCCAGCGCGGCGAGATGCTCCCCCCACGGCTTGACCGAGGCGGGCTGGCCGGTGAAACCGTGGCAGATCAGCACGCCGACGCGCCGGCCGCCGGTGAGTTCGGGGCGCGCGGGGACCGAGAGTGGCGTCGCCAGCGGGTGCATCGTCATGGGCTCACTGTAGGTGTGCGAGGGTCTACAGTTCCGGTGTCTCGGTCGGTCGTGGGAAGGGTGTGCGGTGTTCTACTGGTTCCTGAAGTGGATCGCGCTGGGGCCGGCGCTCCGCGTCGTGTTCCGCCCCCAGGTGATCGGGGCCGACAACGTCCCGCTGGAGGGCCCGGCGATCCTCGCCAGCAACCACCTCTCGTACGCCGACTGGCTGTTCATGCCGCTCACCCTGTCGCGGCGGGTGACGTTCGTGGCGAAGGCCGAGTACTTCACCACCCCCGGTATCAAGGGCTGGTTCCAGCGGCAGTTCTTCTCCGGTGCCGGCCAGGTGCCGATCGACCGCTCCGGTGCCTCGGCGGCCGAGGGTGCGCTGAGTGCCGCCAAGCGGATCCTCGACGAGGGGGACCTGTTCGGCATCTACCCCGAGGGCACCCGCTCCCACGACGGGAAGCTGTACCGCGGCAAGACGGGCGTCGCCCGGCTGGCGCTCGAGACCGGCGTGCCCGTGATCCCGGTGGCCGTCGTCGGCACCGACGTGGTCGCGCCGCCGGGCAAGAAGTTCGGGCGGCTGGTGCGGCCGGTGGTGCGCTTCGGCAAGCCGCTGGACTTCTCCCGCTACGAGGGCATGGAGAACGACCGGTTCATCCTGCGTTCGATCACCGACGAGATCATGTACGAGATCATGCGGCTCTCCGACCAGGAGTACGTCGACAAGTACGCCTCCCGCGCCAAGGAGGAGTCGAAGAAGGCCGAGCAGGCGGCCGCGGCGGACGAGCAGAAGAAGGCGTCCTGAGTCGAGAGATCGGCTGGCGCCGGCCCGAGACGACGGTCGAGGACCGGCTGTTCCGGGCCCTCGCGCTGCTGCGGGTGGTCCTGCTCGTCAACGCGGTCGGGCTCAACCTCTACCGCGCGGACAACTTCCAGCGCCCGGTCGCAGGTCTGGTCCTGACCCTGACGATGGTCGGCTGGACGGCCTTCACGGTCTGGGCGTACGCCGACCCGGCGCGCCGCAACCGCGTCGTGCTGGGCCTCGACCTGGCGGTCGCCCTCGCCCTGCTGCTGGCCACCCCCCTGGTGAAGGGCGCCGGGTTCAGCGCGACGGTGCCCGGCTTCTGGGTGATGGGCGCGCTGCTGGCCTGGGCGGTGCACTGGCGCTGGCAGGGCGGCCTGGCCGCCGCGCTCGTGCTGGCGCTCGCCGACCTCGGCATCCGGCAGGAGATCAGTCAGACCAACTACGGCAACGCCTACCTGCTGGTGATCGGGGGCGTCGTCATCGGCGGGCTGGCCGACTCGCTGCAGCGGATGGCCGAGCACCGCGACGCCGCGGAGCGCGAGGCGGCGGCCGCGGCCGAGCGGGCCCGGCTCGCGCGGGCCGTGCACGACGGGGTGTTGCAGGTGCTGGCGCTGGTGCAGCGCCGCGGCGCGGAGCTCGGGGGCGAGGCGGCCGAGCTGGGCCGGCTGGCCGGGGAGCAGGAGACCGTGCTGCGCGGCCTGATCCACGCGCAGGACGCGCTGCCCGCCGCGGACGGCGGGGCGGGCACGGTCGACGTGGCCGCGGAGCTCGCCCGGCTCGCGCGGCCCGGCGTCGTGGTCGCGGGCCCCGGCGTACCCGTCGAGCTGGCGGGGTACGCCGGCCGCGAGCTGGTGGCCGCGGTCGCGGCCTGCCTCGACAACGTCGCCCGCCACGCGCCCGGGGCCTCGGCCTGGGTGCTGCTGGAGGCGCTTCCGGACCGGGTGGAGGTCTCGGTGCGCGACGACGGCCCCGGCATCCCCGAGGGCCGGCTCGGCGAGGCCGCCGACCAGGGTCGGCTCGGCGTGCGCGAGTCGATCTGCGGCCGGGTCTCCGACCTGGGCGGCACCGCGACCCTGACCACCGGGGCCGACGGCACCGAGTGGGAGCTCACCGTCCCGCGGGAGGCCCGATGACCATCCACAGCACGCACCCGTTCGCCGACCCCGAGCCCGACCCGGTACGCCGCCTCCGCGGCCGACTCGGCGGCGCGGTCTCGCTGTGGACCGCGGGCGACCTCGACGACCGGCACGGGCGGGCCGGGCTGACCGTGAGCTCGCTGATGGTCGCCGCCGGGGAGCCGGCGCGGCTGCTGGCGCTGATCGATCCCGACTCCGACCTCGCCGACGTGGTGGCCGACTCCGGGCGGTGCGTCGTCCAGCTGCTCTCCTGGGAGCACCGCGGCCTGGCCGAGGCGTTCGCCGGCACCGCCCCGGCTCCCGGCGGCCCGTTCCTGCTGGCCGCTTTCGAGCAGACGTCGTGGGGTCCTCGGCTGGCGGGCGCGACCACCTGGGCCGGCGTACGCGTCGAGACGACCGGGACCGTCGGCTGGTCGACGCAGCTGACCTGCGTGGTGGAGGAGATCGTCGTCGGCGACGACCGCGACCCGCTGGCCCACCGACGGGGGCGGTGGCTGCGTCCGGCGCCCGAGGACAACCACTAGATTTCCCGCCATGGACGAGCAGCCGATCCGCGTCATGGTCGTCGACGACCACCCCATGTGGCGCGACGCCGTCGAGCGCGACCTGCAGGTGGCGGGCTTCGACGTGGTGGGAGTCGCCGCGAACGGCGCCGAGGCGCTGGCCCGGTTCCGGGCGGTGCGGCCGCAGGTGCTGGTGCTCGACCTGCAGATCCCGGCCCCGAACGGCGTCGAGGTCACCGCCGAGGTGCTCCGCCACGACCCGTCGGCGCGGGTGCTGATCCTCTCCGCCTCCGGCGAGCAGGCCGACGTCCTGGAGGCGGTCAAGGCCGGCGCCACCGGGTACCTGGTGAAGTCGGCGTCGCGCGAGGAGCTGCTCGACGCCGTACGCCGGGTCGCCGCGGGAGACACCGTCTTCACTCCGGGGCTGGCGGGCCTGGTGCTGGGGGAGTACCGGCGGCTCAGTGAGCCGACCGCCGCGCAGGACGGCTTCCCCGAGTTGACCGAGCGCGAGACCGAGGTGTTGAAGATGGTGGCCAAGGGGCTGTCGTACCGCCAGATCGCCGAGCGGCTGGTGCTCTCGCACCGGACCGTCCAGAACCACGTGCAGAACACGCTGCGCAAGCTCCAGATGCACAACCGGGTGGAGCTGACCCGCTACGCGATCGAGCGGGGGCTCGACGATGCCGACGCGTAGGTACCTCCAGCGGCTGCAGATCGACGCCGGAGCACCGCCGACCCTGGACACCCTGTTCCTGGTCCACGACCGGCACCTGCAGCACGTGCCGTACGAGAACCTCGGCATCATGCTCGGCCTGCCGCCGTCGGTCGACCCGGAGACCTGCCTGGACCGGGTCGGCCGGGTCGGTCGGGCCGGCTACTGCCTCCACCAGAACGCCGCCCTGGAGCTGGTGCTGAACGACCTCGGGTTCACCGTGGAGCGGCGGCACGGGCACGTGTGGCACGACGAGGCGCAGCGGACCGGCCCGCTCAACCACCTGGTGCTGGTGGTGACCGACCTGCCGACTGCCGGCAACCCCGGCGGCCGCTGGTGGGCCGACGTCGGCCTGGGTGAGGGGTTCCGGCTCCCGCTGCCGCTGGTCGAGGGTGAGCAGGTGCAGGACGGCTTCCGCTACCGGCTCGACGACGTCCGGCCCGACGGCTGGTCCTTCCGCAACGACGCGTCCGGCTCGTTCGTCGGGGTGGAGGTCACCGACGGCGACACCGGGCCCGGGGCGATGGTGGCCGCGCACGCCGAGCTGTCCGCCCCGGGCGAGGGACGGTTCGCCCGGATCGTGGTCGTCCAGCGGCGCGACACCGAGGGGATCTGGGAGGTGCGCGGCTGCCTGCTGCGCCGGGTGACCCCGACCGGCGTCACCGAGACCGTGCTGGCGTCGTACGACGACTGGCGCGCCGCGCTGGCCGAGCAGCTGCAGGTGCCGCTCGACGACCTCCCGCAGGAGCCGTTGCGCGAGCTGCACGCCCGGAGCTGGGCGGCGCACCAGGAGTGGGAGACGGCCGGTCGGCCATGAGGTCTCGATGAGCGAGCTGCTCCAGATCGCCGACGAGCTCTACGGGCTCGACCTGGCCGAGTTCACCCCGGTCCGCGACGCCCGGGCGAAGGCACTGAAGGGGACCGAGCTCGGCAAGCAGGTCAAGGCGCTGCGCAAGCCGGCCACCGCGGCCTGGGTGGTCAACCTGCTCGTCCGGCACGAGACCGAGCAGGTCGACCAGGTGCTCGCGGTCGGCGCCGCCCTGCGCGAGGCGCAGGCTTCGATGTCGGGCGACGAGCTGCGCGCGCTGACCAGGCAGCGGCGGCAGCTGACCGCCGCCGTGACCACCCAGGCGCGTGGTGTCGCGAAGGAGCGCGGGCTGAAGGTCACCCCGGCCGTCGCCGACCAGATCGAAGCCACCCTGACCGCGGCGATGGTCGACGAGGGGTGCGCGGACGCGGTGCGCAGCGGCCTGCTGGTGACGGCGCTGACGGCCACCGGCGTCGACGAGGTCGACCTCGCCGCCGCGGTGGCGGCGCCCGAGGCGCTCGGCTTCCAGGCCACGGCGCGCGACGCCGTACCCGTGTCCCGCCCGGAGCTGCACGTCGTCCCCGACCCGGACGCGGACGCCAAGGCCCGGGCTGCGGCCGAGGACCTGCTCGAGTCGGCCCAGGAGGAGGTCGACGCCGCGCAGCAGGAGCTCGACGAGGCCGCCGCCTCGGTCACCGAGCTGGAGGCCAGGGCCCTCCAGCTGCAGGGGGAGATGGAGGAGCTGCGGCGCCGGCTCGCCGAGCTGGAGACCACCGCGGAGGAGGTCGACGACGAGCTGTCCGACGCCGAGGACGCGCGTTCGGAGGCCGAGACCGTCCTGGAGGAGGCCACCCATGGGCGGGACGCGGCCCGGGCGGCGCTGGACCGGTTGTCGTAGGGCGGTCACACCTGTCCCATGAGTCTCCGGTTCATCATGGGATGTCGCCGAGTTGTCACTTCCCACGGCGGGCACACCATGGGAAGTGACAGCTCGTCTGCATCCCATGATGAATCCGCAGCGGCCCAGCGGCTCGCCCTGCCCTCAGACCACGAGCGATACCGCCCGTCCCACGAGCCGGGAGTCGGCGGGGCCGACCGGGCCGGGCGTGACGAGTTCCGGCAGCACGTCGTCCGGTACGCCGAGCTCTGCGGCGCGGTCGCTCGACCAGGCCGGGTCGGTGGTGACCTGGAGAAGCCCGCGGGTCGCCCGCGCGACGAGGTACGACGCGATAGGGCCGGCGGCGTAGCGCCCCTCGACCACCAGGGCCCAGGTGTGCGGCTCGTGGGCGGCGATCCAGGCCAGCCCGGTCGCCGGGTCGGCCCGCGCATCGGGCGCCAGGAACGCCGCCCGCGGCGAGCCGAGGGTCTCGACATCCCAGAGGACCAGCGACGGCGGGCCGTCGACGACGACGAGCTCGGCGTCAGCGGGGATCGAGGCGAGAAAGGCCTGCCAGAGCTCCTCGGCGGTCACTGGCCGCGGACGATCGCGAGCACCTTCTCGTCGATCCACGACAGGTCGGGCGCGACGCGCATCTCGTAGTTCTCGGTGCCGACCCAGGCCGCGAAGTCGCGGTGCCCCCGGGCCTCGGCGAACGCGGCCAGCTCGGCGTCCAGCTCGGGCGTCACCGGCTCCTTCTCCTCCTCGGTCGAGGCGGTGAGGTAGAGGTCGTTGAGGTCCAGCAGCCGGGTCAGCTCGGGGATCGGCGCGGTGTGGTCGTCGACGCGCAGGTCGACGGCGATGTCGTCGAGGCCGCCGTACCCGGCCTCGTCGCGTACGACGAGCAGCGCGGCCGACTGCCGACCCCGCCGGTCACCGCCGGCGTCGTCGCCCGCGGTCAGCGCGGCGAGCAGCCGGTGGGCCAGCGGCAGGTCGGCGTCGGAGGCCTCCCAGGCGTCGCGCATCGCGAGCACGACCTGCTCCCCGGCCAGCACGTTGCCCTGGATCGCGTAGCCCTCGCCGGTCAGCCCGCCGGCCCAGTCCAGGCAGGCGGGGCCGGTGTGGGTCGCGGCGCCGCCGTCGACGTCGACGATCCCGACCTGGCGGTGGTCGCGGCCCTCGTCCTCCTCCAGCAGCCGCTGCAGGGCGACCGGGGCGGTGGCGCCGTCGTCGAGGTGGGAGAGGGCCAGGCCCTTGTAGGCGACGTTGGCGTCGGCCTGGGTGGCGATCGCGCCGACCTGGGCGACGGCGGCCGGC encodes the following:
- a CDS encoding DUF1028 domain-containing protein; the protein is MTFSIVARSADGESWGVAVASRFLAVGASVPAAVAQVGAIATQADANVAYKGLALSHLDDGATAPVALQRLLEEDEGRDHRQVGIVDVDGGAATHTGPACLDWAGGLTGEGYAIQGNVLAGEQVVLAMRDAWEASDADLPLAHRLLAALTAGDDAGGDRRGRQSAALLVVRDEAGYGGLDDIAVDLRVDDHTAPIPELTRLLDLNDLYLTASTEEEKEPVTPELDAELAAFAEARGHRDFAAWVGTENYEMRVAPDLSWIDEKVLAIVRGQ
- a CDS encoding lysophospholipid acyltransferase family protein, whose amino-acid sequence is MFYWFLKWIALGPALRVVFRPQVIGADNVPLEGPAILASNHLSYADWLFMPLTLSRRVTFVAKAEYFTTPGIKGWFQRQFFSGAGQVPIDRSGASAAEGALSAAKRILDEGDLFGIYPEGTRSHDGKLYRGKTGVARLALETGVPVIPVAVVGTDVVAPPGKKFGRLVRPVVRFGKPLDFSRYEGMENDRFILRSITDEIMYEIMRLSDQEYVDKYASRAKEESKKAEQAAAADEQKKAS
- a CDS encoding alpha/beta fold hydrolase, with amino-acid sequence MTMHPLATPLSVPARPELTGGRRVGVLICHGFTGQPASVKPWGEHLAALGYAVEVPRLPGHGTTWQEMNRTSWVDWYGELTRVFDKLCLDNDAVVVGGLSMGGALSLRVAAEHPDRVSGVVVVNPAVATKRFDVKLLPVLKHVLPSMPGIVDDIKKDGVTEHGYPRVPLRAAASMFGAWPALAGELSRITAPLLYFRSTVDHVVDELSEPLITGSVSSRDVTVVRLEESYHVATLDNDAPRIYADTADFVARVTAL
- a CDS encoding ROK family glucokinase — its product is MTLACGVDVGGTKIAGGVIDEDGSIVEELRVVSPATSADAIEDAIAGLVTELSSRHEISAVGVGAAGYIDKARAIVMFAPNIAWRNVDLKTELEKRVDLPVVIENDANAAAWGEFRYGAGHDVDDLLLVTVGTGVGGGVVLDGELYRGAFGVGAEIGHMRVVPGGALCGCGNHGCFEQYASGSALVREARVSARGGSLLARHVLDLAGGDADKITGPLITEAARAGDPFAVEQLADLGKWLGEGIASLTAILDPAVVVIGGGVSEAGELLLGPTRAAFAAQLTGRGHRPSLEIRKARLGNRAGLIGAADLARR
- a CDS encoding response regulator transcription factor, with the protein product MDEQPIRVMVVDDHPMWRDAVERDLQVAGFDVVGVAANGAEALARFRAVRPQVLVLDLQIPAPNGVEVTAEVLRHDPSARVLILSASGEQADVLEAVKAGATGYLVKSASREELLDAVRRVAAGDTVFTPGLAGLVLGEYRRLSEPTAAQDGFPELTERETEVLKMVAKGLSYRQIAERLVLSHRTVQNHVQNTLRKLQMHNRVELTRYAIERGLDDADA
- a CDS encoding arylamine N-acetyltransferase, whose product is MPTRRYLQRLQIDAGAPPTLDTLFLVHDRHLQHVPYENLGIMLGLPPSVDPETCLDRVGRVGRAGYCLHQNAALELVLNDLGFTVERRHGHVWHDEAQRTGPLNHLVLVVTDLPTAGNPGGRWWADVGLGEGFRLPLPLVEGEQVQDGFRYRLDDVRPDGWSFRNDASGSFVGVEVTDGDTGPGAMVAAHAELSAPGEGRFARIVVVQRRDTEGIWEVRGCLLRRVTPTGVTETVLASYDDWRAALAEQLQVPLDDLPQEPLRELHARSWAAHQEWETAGRP
- a CDS encoding ArsA family ATPase, with translation MRILLFTGKGGVGKSTVAAGTAALSAAGGHRTLVLSTDAAHSLADAYGVAVGAEPTEVAERLFVQQVDAQLRFQQSWAEIQGYLLSVLDVAGVDPVAAEELTVIPGAEEVLALLELRLHARSGAWDVIVVDCAPTAETLRLLALPEALGWYMQRVFPAERRIVKALRPVLNRAAGVPMPGDRVFDAVERLHAELDEVRQLLSGPEASVRLVLTPESIVLAEARRSYTTLSLYGYRVDGVVANRVFPAEDADDWRAGWVLAQDDVLVQVEQSFDGLPIWRSVYRPREPVGVAALTDLAREVYGDSDPLAPPAGDGPFRIRRTSSGAVLHLALPHVTRADVDLARNGDDLVVTVGSYRRVLTLPSSLARLQVAGARVEAGELQVRFREVAAAPEKERA
- a CDS encoding DUF5931 domain-containing protein, coding for MGWRRPETTVEDRLFRALALLRVVLLVNAVGLNLYRADNFQRPVAGLVLTLTMVGWTAFTVWAYADPARRNRVVLGLDLAVALALLLATPLVKGAGFSATVPGFWVMGALLAWAVHWRWQGGLAAALVLALADLGIRQEISQTNYGNAYLLVIGGVVIGGLADSLQRMAEHRDAAEREAAAAAERARLARAVHDGVLQVLALVQRRGAELGGEAAELGRLAGEQETVLRGLIHAQDALPAADGGAGTVDVAAELARLARPGVVVAGPGVPVELAGYAGRELVAAVAACLDNVARHAPGASAWVLLEALPDRVEVSVRDDGPGIPEGRLGEAADQGRLGVRESICGRVSDLGGTATLTTGADGTEWELTVPREAR
- a CDS encoding ROK family protein translates to MALFIGVDVGGTKVLASAVSASGRVLRTARRSTPGRLVDPVVVEDALTEAVQEVAGRRAIDGVGLAAAGFVDGAGERVMFAPHLPWRGEQVRARLMERWGTTVVLDNDANCAARAEVAFGAARGATDAIVVTLGTGIGGAVVLNGRVHRGSNGMAGEFGHMQVVPDGLVCECGGTGCWEQYCSGNALARHARSQLGRVPTLLDGLCGGDPADLVGPMVTQAADQGDQVALQAFASVGDWLGVGVANLVAAFDPDVVVVAGGVSAAGEHLLAPARSALARSLVGTGHRVVPPLLRATLGPEAGVVGAADKARSAVRSGGRRARALRRTRVGARAARRSGE
- a CDS encoding flavin reductase family protein, with amino-acid sequence MTIHSTHPFADPEPDPVRRLRGRLGGAVSLWTAGDLDDRHGRAGLTVSSLMVAAGEPARLLALIDPDSDLADVVADSGRCVVQLLSWEHRGLAEAFAGTAPAPGGPFLLAAFEQTSWGPRLAGATTWAGVRVETTGTVGWSTQLTCVVEEIVVGDDRDPLAHRRGRWLRPAPEDNH
- a CDS encoding SRPBCC family protein → MAEQTTSSIVIDAAPAAVMAVIADFEAYPTWAKGMKTVEVTVPGADGRAEQVFFALDVSPIKDEYTLAYTWDGDREVTWTLVEGKMLRALDGAYVLRDLGNGSTEVTYRLALDVSIPLIGMLKRKGEKILIDTALKGLKKRVESA